Proteins co-encoded in one Chloroflexota bacterium genomic window:
- a CDS encoding collagen-like protein, with the protein MTYRFPSQGKILTLLLSISVVLLLACTAGPQGPQGPAGLPGISGAPGLPGLQGVPGLPGISGLPGNPGNPGNPGPPGPAGPPGPPGPAGVDGVSPQAALALDSDLVSVNGSLTVDGSGFQPNEPVALLLIVDGNLQPFLGGGTRAQTQANPGGNFTFTVDDLGAAFRGNTGARVMEASNGGSNSLAIYASGADGSRASVPIRVVGSGGIASAPSIALSSNIVEIDGTVTVMVAGFMPGEFVTVVASGASGGDDRVLVGGPANSFGALSLDAAIGLDPDVYTIEAMGQPVGGMQASVTAPLSVVEEK; encoded by the coding sequence ATGACGTACCGTTTCCCTTCGCAGGGTAAAATACTTACTCTGCTGCTTTCCATCTCAGTGGTTCTTCTATTAGCGTGCACAGCAGGTCCGCAGGGTCCGCAGGGTCCCGCGGGACTTCCTGGCATTTCCGGCGCTCCCGGCTTGCCCGGTCTGCAGGGCGTTCCCGGTCTTCCGGGCATCTCCGGCCTACCCGGTAATCCTGGCAACCCCGGCAATCCTGGTCCTCCAGGTCCTGCCGGTCCTCCAGGCCCTCCGGGTCCCGCCGGTGTGGACGGCGTTTCGCCTCAGGCGGCGCTCGCTCTTGACTCCGACCTCGTATCCGTGAACGGATCGCTGACCGTAGATGGCTCCGGCTTCCAGCCGAATGAGCCGGTCGCACTGCTCCTGATAGTTGACGGGAACTTGCAGCCATTCCTAGGCGGCGGCACTCGGGCGCAGACTCAGGCGAACCCGGGAGGCAACTTCACCTTCACGGTTGATGACCTCGGCGCGGCGTTCCGTGGCAACACTGGTGCCCGTGTGATGGAAGCCTCCAACGGCGGCTCCAATAGCCTCGCAATCTACGCGAGCGGCGCAGACGGCAGCAGGGCAAGCGTGCCCATCAGGGTTGTAGGCTCCGGCGGCATTGCCTCCGCACCTAGCATTGCGCTCAGCAGTAACATCGTGGAGATTGACGGCACGGTTACGGTTATGGTCGCAGGCTTCATGCCTGGCGAGTTCGTAACAGTCGTAGCGTCCGGTGCGTCCGGCGGCGATGACAGGGTGCTAGTTGGCGGCCCAGCCAATAGCTTCGGCGCACTCTCACTCGACGCAGCGATAGGGCTGGATCCGGATGTGTACACCATAGAAGCGATGGGTCAGCCCGTCGGCGGTATGCAAGCATCCGTAACCGCGCCTCTGTCCGTGGTAGAAGAGAAGTAA